The region CGCCGTAAGAAACACATATTTGTCGGCGACGTTCTGCTTTCCTTCCACAGCCACTTTGCGTCTAAGGGTGTTGACGAGATTTCCTGTCGTGAAAATCGTGGGACAACAGGCGCCCACATCTATGAGTTCCTTACCCGTATCAAGATCCTTGCGGGAGATGCTCTGGAGCGGTTCAGCCTTGTAGCCAAGGTTGTGCAGAATGCCCTGGATGAGCCGCTCATGCTTCCACGTGAGACCTCCATAAAGAAGGGTCACGCCGTCGCGCTCTTCCGCTCTGAATGGCTTGGCTTTGTATCCGGTGTAATGATGAATGACGGTCTTCGCAGCCATGGATAGCTCCTAAACTCAAGTCAATGCAACACGTCTGATGTCAAAGTGCGATTTCACACGACAACCTTCACCGGCGACCGCTCCAGGTGCGAAACACGCGTATGTCCTTAAGATCATCGAAAGCATTTCCGGTATAGCGCAGGGCGCGATCATCCCAGTAAACGGTGGCCACCGGCTTGCTCCCGCTGTTTCGATACGAGGAGTTCCTGTTGATTTCATCATAAGGAACCCCGTACTTGCGCAGATAGCCGTTGATCTCCTTCTGCGCTCGGGTGGTATGCACCACGATCTTCCAGCCTTCATTTCTGAGGATGCGCAGCACCTCCACAACGTCGGAACGGGGTTTGCCCAGGACGCCGGCCCCTTTCCAGCCATCGTAGTCGGCCAGGACGCCATCGAAATCGACGGCAACCGTCGGCTGCCGCTGCGCGTCATCGCCGAGAGCTGCCGCACCGGGAATCGTTTTGCTGGCCATCTCATCATCTCCAAGTTCATTCAATCGCAGCACCATCCTGCATTTCGGATAAGGAATCCGGCGGCGCCGCGGCAAAGAAAGCAAGAATGGCGGACATGACTTTGCCCACGCACGTGCGCAGGCTTTCCCTGTCGGCATGGCACTCCACGTCAGGGGCTAGCGGCGCCTCATAAGGATCGTCAATGCCGGTGAACCCCGCGATCTCGCCCCGGCGCGCTTTCCTGTAGAGCCCTTTCGGATCGCGCCGTTCACATACCTCCAGCGGCGTGTTTACATATACCTCAATGAAGTCACCGATCCTGGCGCGTACTTCCTCACGCGCGACGCGATAAGGAGAAATGGCGGAAATCAGCACCACGACGCCGTTCCGGGTGAGCAACTCGGCCACCAGCCCGATTCTGCGGATGTTCTCGTCGCGGTCTTCCTTGCTGAAGCCCAGATCGCTGCAAAACAGCTTGCGGATCACATCGCCATCGAGCACCTCGACACGAAACGCGCGGGCCAGCAACTCCGTATAGAGCGCGCTGCAGATCGTCGTTTTTCCCGCGCCACTCAGCCCGGTGAGCCACACCGTGAGCCCGCGCTGCTGCTGCTGGACCAGATTTGAGGGAAGGCCCGCAACCGGGTTCGTGTGCGGCCCCGGCAGAGGCAGTGAGGACGGAGCTGAAATAATTCCCGCTCCGGCCGTGTCGTTGTTCGAAGGATCGATGAGGATGAAACTCCCCGTTGCCCGATTGGCGGCGTACGAATCGACGAACGCCGGCTTGTGGGTCTGTATCTCCACCACTCCAACCTCATTCAGGCACAGGTTGTTACACCTGATCTTCTTCAGGGTGCCGGCGTCTGTCCGGTGGAGAATGCTGAGAACACTGCAGCATAGGGTTTGTCCCGCGTGCTTGATAAGATAGGGCCAATTGACTCGCAAGGGAGTTTGTGACATCCAGATCACGTCCGCGATCAGCCGGTTCGTGACCGCTGGGGGCCGCTCGGGGCAAACCAGCATGTCCCCCCGGGCCAGGTCAATCTCGTCAGCCAAAGTGAGCACCACCGATTGCGGCGGAAAAGCCTGGTCCAGGCTTCTGGCATGGAGCAGGATCTCTTTGATCCGCGTGGTGCGGCCCGAAGGCAAGGCAGTGACCTCGTCGCCGGGGCGGATGATCCCCGACGCAACCTGCCCGGCGTAGCCGCGGAAATCCTGGTTCGGACGCACCACGTACTGCACGGCAAACCTGAAATCATGCAGGTTGCGGTCATCTTCGATGGGAAGCGTCTCCAGCAGCTCCAGCAATGACGGCCCGTTGTACCAGCCCATCTTGTTGCTGCGCCGCACTACGTTGTCGCCGGTGAGGGCGCTCACGGGAAGAAAGTAGGTTTCTACTCCGTTCATGTATCCACTGGCCGCGTTGAACTTTTCCTTGATGGACTGGAAAACCGGTTCGCTGAAGCCGACCAGGTCCATCTTGTTCACTGCAACCACCATCCTCCGGATGCCCAGCAGCCGCGTCAGGTAGGCATGTCTGCGTGTTTGTTCCAGAATGCCTTTGCGGGCTTCCACCAGGAGCACAACCGCGTCCGCCGTGGAAGCTCCGGTGACCATGTTGCGCGTATATTGCTCGTGACCCGGAACGTCCGCGATAATGAATTTCCGTTTTTTCGTGGAAAAATAACGGTAAGCCACGTCAATGGTGATTGCCTGCTCGCGCTCGGCTTTCAAGCCATCGGTGAGGAGAGAAAGGTCCATGCCGCTTGTCGTCCGCCCTGAGGCTTTGCGGATTGAATCCAACTGGTCCTGGTAAACGCCGCCTGACTCATAGAGCAGGCGGCCGATCAGTGTCGATTTGCCATCGTCCACGCTGCCGGCGGTCAGAAACCGCAGCATGTCACGCGCTTGTGCTGGAGAGCTCAAAAATATCCCTCCCTTTTCTTCAGCTCCATGGAAGCTTCCTGGTCGTGATCGATCACTCGGCTCTCGCGCTCCGAGCGTGTGAGCGTTTGCAGCTCTTCCACGATTTTCGGAACCGTGTCCGCAGTCGACAGCATGGCGCCCGTACAGTAAGTGCAACCCAGGGAGCGCATCCGACATGAGATTTTTTGCGCCTCCTCTCCGGGCAGCAGTTTCCCGGCGTGCTGCAGCGGAATGATCATGTTTCCGCGGATGACCACTTCGCGGAGTTCCGCGAAATAGAGAGGCACCACGGGTATGTTTTCGCGCTCGATGTACTGCCAGATGTCCAGCTCCGTCCAGTTCGAAAGCGGAAATACTCGTATGCTTTCTTCCTTGTTGGTGCGCGTGTTATAGATGTTCCACAGTTCGGGGCGCTGGTTCTTCGGCTCCCATTGTCCAAAAGAGTCGCGAAACGAAAACACTCTTTCTTTGGCCCGCGACTTCTCTTCCTCGCGCCGCGCGCCTCCGATCGCGGCATCGACGTTGTGGGTCCTGAGCGCATCAAGGAGCGCCTGGGTCTTCAGCAGGGCGCAACAACGCGTAGTGCCGAGCCGGAAAGGATTGGCGCCTTCCTGGATTGCCTGGAGATTGGAATGCACGATCAGCCGCAAACCCAACTGGCGGCAATTCCGGTCGCGAAATTCGATCATCTCGCGGAACTTGAATCCCGTATCCACATGCAACATGGGGAACGGGACTTTATCGGGATAAAAGGCCTTCTGCGCAAGGCGCAGCATGACGGACGAGTCTTTCCCGATGGAGTAGAGCATCACGGGATTCGCGAACTCGGCTGCCACCTCCCGAAGTATGTGAATGCTTTCCGCCTCGAGGAGATCCAGATGGGAAAGTCGCGGGACGCGCAGGTCCGCCTCCCGCGCTCTCGCGGTGAAAACTTCCATTCCGGGCTGTGGTTTGGCCGATGTGGGCATGATCACGTTCTAATTCATTTGGGTGGCCGCCAGCGGCTGCGATGCGGTGCTCTTCGCCAGCGTGGGTGCGAATACGTCGAGGCCGGGCCAGGCGTGGCGCGCCGCCCATTCCATGCCGGCATCCGCCTCGGCGCTCCAGCATCTCTCCAGTTCCGTAATTTCAGCGGCGCGTGTACTCGCATCGTACGGCCGGGAAAGGTCCTTGGAATACCTGGCGACCGAAGGATGTGACACGAGCCAGTCCAGTTGCGCGTCGTCGACGGGAAGCCGGCAGAGCGCAGTGATCGCCGCCAGCGTCTGCCGTGGCGACTCCGCCACTTCGTCGCCGTCGACGAGCAGCACGCGGGAACGATGCGGGCCGCAAAGCAGCTCCTCGGCAAGATATCTGTGCACCAGCCACAGGCATGCGGACGATTCCGCCACGCTCAATTGCTCCAGGTTTTTGCCGGCGATCCGGGGCCAGGTTGCGCCCCGCTTGAATATCTGCCGGACCCGCATCCCTGCCCAGTCCCGCCGCTCGCCTGATTTCAAAATGGACAATATAAAATTCCGCAGCGGGATCATCAGAAATGTGATCGTTGCCTCCGGGTTGTGTTGCAGCAGCCGGTGGCCAATCATGCTGCAGCAATCCACGGGCTTCATGACAACCATCTGATCGGGATCGTAAGTGCGTGAAAGCAACCGCAGGCATAAATCAAAGGCAGCATCCCACCAGGGCAGGGATTGGCGTTCCACCATCGCCATCTGGGCCAGCAAACGCGGTTCCTTGAGCACGAAGCAGGATGGAAGTAGTTCGAAATAGCGGGCGAGCAGCGTTGAGCAGCAATAGGCTGAGTTCAGGATGTAATGGGTGCGCTTGCGCGCAGCCGGCTGCCTGGTGGCAGCCAGCAAAAGATCGGCTAGCCGGAAATCGTAGGTGCCCTCTCCGGCCGGACGGGCCCGGAGATCTAGAAATACTGAATTGCGGTAACTTTCCCGGGACATGCGAAGGAACGTGAGAATACTCCGTTCCGTATCCAGCAGCAGCGGATAGAGATCAGGGGATATAAACAGGTCTTGTAATCGATTCATGCGTGCTCCGTTCGCCAGCTTGCCGTTCGGTCAAGGCCTGAATGGCCATTTTTCTTCAAGCGTACCCACTCACCACAGGTATCCATCGAGAAATAGCGATCCCTGGATCGCGTCCATCCCCGTCCGGGCAGAGGCTATTCCGTAAGCACGGCGGGTGTCATGTACCAGTAATTGGTTGAACTGAAGTTGCAGGTCGATCAGGCTGGCGACCCCGGCAGCATGGTTCCGCGGCCCTGAAACGCTTTCTGATATCAGCTTGATCCGCCCCGCATCTCTGGCCTTATTGCGGGTCAGGGAAACCAGGTAATGCCACCGTGCTTCAGTGCTGTCACGCAGCAGCTCGCGCCGGCAGCCGTCAACGTAGACCCGCAGCTGCGGCGTAGTGACGTAAGAACAGCCGATGGTGTCTTTGCCCCACGCACGCAGGGCATCGGTAAGCTCGTTTAAGGCTTCTTGTGAAAAAAATCGTTCCGCGGTCGCGGTAAGGAACTGGTACGTATCCCGGCGAAACACGTACAACAATGCGGTCAAGCCGTCATTAGATTCCACGGCAGCCGTCATCTGTTTCTCGAATTGGGACCAGAGAGTGTCCACGTTACTCAAGAAATTGGTCTGCAGATAAAAAGGAGGGTCCGCAACCAGCGATGGCCCCTCCTTCCAGGGATGCAAACTCGCCTTCATCTCTTTGAATTTCTGAACTAAAGCACTTTTCATAAATAACCTAAAACCGCGCGTAAATTTTCACTACACAAGACACAGGCCGTTATGACTGCCGCGCAGGGAATAGCCAGGCTTATTTGGCGCCTTGGGCCCCATAACCAACGGCAAAGGCAAGCAGACTAGCGTGTTTGTAACCATCAAATCCGAACTGCCGCCGTGCCGCGCCGGGCACAACTCCAGCGACCAGGCAACCGGCAAGGCCCATTCCCAGCCCGGCCATCCAGAGCCGGTGGCCGGCTGATCCTGCGCGTAAAAGCAATAGCCGATGTCCAAACGAGCCATGGCGGGTGCATGCCGCAACCAGATTTCCAAAACTCCATATCACCACGGGTGCCGCTGAGAACTCGGGTTGGGGGAACAGTTCCAACGCATCTTGTTTTGAAGGAGCGGGAGCGATCCACGCCAGTTCATGGCGCGACGGCTGATATCGATAGATTCCGGGCTCGCATCCTTCCACCTTCAACGCAAGCACGATGAACGTCAGCGGAAGCCCAGCCGCGTGTTCTTCAGGCCACACATGCATGTCTTCCGCATAGGCACATTGCAACATGGTGCTGATCTGGCTCAAGGACACGGGCTCGTGGCCGTAATGGCGTGTGGAATAACGCCGGCCAAAATTATCGGAAATCAGCCTTCCTCCCCGCGCCGGTTCCGGCAATGGAACCAGGTTTTCCTCCTGCTGGTCGCGGACGAGAAGCTCCTGCGGAATGTGTGCGGGCGGCGCTTCAAGATCCTGTTCCAGCCGTCTACTTTCGCGATAGAGTGTTTGCACGATCTCATGCACGGGCAGGTCACGGAACTCATGCGCCGCTTTGCCCGATGCGGGCACACAGCCCGCCAAAGACTTTTCCTGAGAGTGATCGCTCGAAACCGCCGCCGTTCCATACAGCTCGGCTACTGCCGTCGACTGCTCCTGCCAGGGTTCGAGATTCAACTGCTCTTCCATTAAATCGTCTGCCCAGAGCTTCGCGGTGCTGGACCGGATTCCCAGGGCTGTTGCCGCCAGATGCATCTGGCTCAGCGCGGCCCCGGCATCTAGATTTACCAGGCGGTAGCCGAATGGTCCGTACTTGCGGCTGAGCCGGTGATAAGCGCCGGTAAAGAGCACGAGAGCATCCGGCAATTCATCCCCTCTTTTGCGCACCAGGCGCTGCATGAACTCGCCTGCTTTCAGCTCGCCTCCGCGGCGGTGGAAAGCTGCCAGGGAATGCTCGCGCGGCTGGTACAAATAGAGTCCCGGGGGCAGGCCGTCCACATTGCGGGCCAGCAAGTAGAGTTCAACCGAGCCAAGATTTCCCGCGGTGGCTGCCCATCTCTTTGTCTGTTCCTCTCCTCGAGCGGATTCCCGGATGCCGCCGGTCAACATGAGAATGGCGGCGACTTCTCGCAGTGTGAGCGGTTGATTGGAACCGACAGACCGTTCATGGAGGACGTCCAGGCTGCCGCGGTCCAGCTTCGGCATTTCACCCGGTAAAGCAAAAAGAGGGCAATTGGGCGCCCGCTTGGTCTCAAAGGTGAGCGCAATTGCTTTCTGCGCGGTCGCGGCGCCGTTGTTCGGCCCGGAAAAGGCCAGCGATTGTATGCTGACGCAGTCCTCGAAGACGGTCGCCGTGTGCAAAAGCTTACTGTTCATCGGGAAAACTGCCGGAATCGGACGACACTTTTCGCATCCCGGAATGCGCGGCACAGACAGACGGCTGGCCTGCCACTCCTTCATGCGATATCGTTGGAAATCATGGCCGGTGGTAGGCGGCGCCATCTTGCTCAAAAGGTAGATAACTTCAACCGCCACCATGCTCAGCCAGAATTGAATTTCGTCGGCGCTCAGGGTTGCAGCACTATCCACAGGCGCAACCGTGGGAATCGGGCCATGTACGGCCTGGAAACAGCCGTAGCACGCGCTCGACTTTTCGCTGAACAACGGTCCAATGTCAGCCACATTGTCCACTGAACCCACAGATACTCGCAACCAGGAGAGATGATGATTCCGGCACCAGTCATCGACCGAAAAGTGCCACTCAACGTCCTCGGGGCCGAACGCAAGAGAAATAACGAGAGATTGCTCTGGCGCAACCCCCGATGCGGGAGACAACCCATTCAACGATTCCCGGTCAAGCAAGAGCACGCGGCCTACTCCCGTTGTTTCAAGCACAGACTTCAGCGCCTGCTCCTGTCGTCCGCCGCCGAGAATGACCACTTCTGACGTTTGCAGCCTTTTATAGGCCTGCTCGCCGCTGGAGTTTGTCCCGGTTACGCCAACATGACGGCGGAAAAAATCCAGCGTTTGCTGGTTCGCGGTGGGGTCAGGTTCGGCAACCCCGTTTTCGATCAGGCCGCAGTTAAAGAGCAGGCTCACGGTGGTTTGGACGTGTTCCGCGGGAACACCCGGCACAGCAGATTCGAGTTCTAGCAGGGTCCGTGTGCCATCCAGCAGGGCCATGACTGCCGGAAGCACGTTCCGCGTTGACTTGCCGCGAAGGATCTGCAGGTAACTGGTCCCGTCCACGATCAGCTCTTCCCGGAATGGCAGCAGCACGAGTTCGCGCACCAGGCGAGGGCGTATCTTCGCCAACAGCGACGAAACGGGCATCTTGCTGAATTGTTGCCGTAAAGACGGGGCCCGAGGTCTCATCGTCACCATGTTCAATCCCCTTCTCCACTTGCCGAATCCCAGAGATGTGCGAGCTCTTCATGCATGCGGACGAAGGTCCGTGCCGGCGCGGCGCGATTCAGCCCGCATCGCGGACAACCATGCATACCGATTACCAGACTCTTGGTAATCTCGCGGGTCAGCATATGAATCTGCCAGATTTGCCCGGCGATGGGTTCCTGGTCCAACAGTTGCTGAATGGTGTGCGACAGCCTGGCAGCCGCCATTACGGCAAATGGCTCCAGAAATCCACGGGGACCGGACTCAGGTTGCCGCGCATAGTGGTCCAGCAATGCCGTTTCCGCTTCCGACCATTCCGCATGCTGCTTGAAACGTCGCATCCAACAGCTCCAGCATGGGCCTTCGCCGGGAACCACAACAGGGCCGAGACGAAGAGCGCCCGAGACCTGAAATAAAGGTACAAATGGCCGTTGCCGCTGGTAGCTGAACTCTTCCAGCAGTTCGCACAGGTTTGGGTTGGGACGCCAGCCCGCTATCACGGTCACACGGCTATCAGGCCACACGCCGGGTATGGGAACCGTGTCGTTCATTACCACCGTTTCGATGACTTCAGACCGCTGCGCTTTCAGCCGCGCGGCAACAGCCTGTCCGAAATCGCCTACCGAAAATATGTGAACTGTGCTGGGCGACGTGTCTCGTTTGTTCATCTTTAAACCCGGCTGCCCGGTTTTCCGGACCTCATCTCATGCAAATGGCTGTGGCCATTGGTTTAATCTCTCTTCCGGATGGACCGGATAGCCCATCTGTTCCGGCCCTTCATAAAGGCGCGGATGTGCGAGATAGCGTGCGCGATAGTGAAAAGCGAGCGGCTGGAGGCGCGGTATCAATACCCGCACCACGCGCATGCCTGCTCGCAAGGCTTCGTCCGTGCTCAGATCAACGGCGAATGCCTCAAGCTGTTTCTGCTTGAGCCTATCCAGCACCGTGCGCAAGGCCTGCCTGGAATCCGCGTTGGACATGCCAGGCATTTCACTCAAGAGCCGCGTGCGGCCGGAGTGCACAAGGAAATCGAATGCACCGGCCTGTTCAGCGCGCGCCATGTAGCTGGCGCCATGGAATATTTCCGTGAACTCCTCCAGGTTTTCGGGGGTGGGCCTGGGTTGCCGGAAGGCTATCCGGCCCGCGGCCATTTCACGAATCGAACCCATTACGGCCGTTGCGGGATCAAGCGACGTGCTGCAAGAGACGAGGGTCGTCACTCGCCTGTTCGCCGGGGACAACTGCAAGCCGTAGACGGTCGGAAGCCCCACGTCTGTCGTGGCATCGAAAAACATGTACTCCAGTTCCTTGCATGCACGCTGGTACCGCTCCAAAAATGAGGCCAGCTCTCCGGAGAAGAGATCGAGTTCAAGGCGCGGAAGTGGAAGCTGCTGGAGCCAAGTGAGGCTGATGGCATCGCGCTCCACCACCTCCAGAATGCCCGCCAGCAATGCAGACTCCAACGTGGTGTGTGCGGCGCAGCCGGTGGAGATCGGAAACCAGATTCGTTCGCCCGGCCCTTCGATTCCGGCATAGAGATAAATCATTATCACCGGCAGATAGACCTGCCTGCCGTCAAAAAGCGAGATACCTTTCACCCATCGAATTGGAAGGGCCTTATCCGGCAACAGGAGAGGGCATCTCGGATTTGAGAGTTCGTTGGCGCTGCATCGAGGAATAATCGAGAGGTCCAGTGCCGCGCCTCCCAGTTCATTGGCGCTGGCGCGGATAAACTGGTCATCGGTCAAAACGCAGGCGCAATATCTCTCCAAGGCTTCCGCTTTTGCCCGGACAGCGGCGGCAGGCTCGCTCAGGCCAACTCCCGCTCCCTCCACTGATTCGCGCACATGGGGACCGCGCCGTTTCCTGCCCACATTGGACCAGACCTGTCCCACGTCGCCGAGCCGCTCAATCCTCGTGAAAAGAAGCGGCTCGTCCGATGCGGCGCGAAAGCGCGTGAATCCGCCGAGCAACCCTCCGAGCGGTTGGAATAAACCATTCAATTTATCGGGTTGATGACCGGGATCCATAGCCCACCCTTGTTCGGTTCACGCAGAAGCCTTACGAATGTAGCGGAGATTCTATCGTTCAAATTTGATTTTCATAGAGCGTGAGCTACACAGTTTGGACATTGATTGGACATAAGTGGAAGAAGCTGAGGCAGGCTCTTGAACGGTTGTTTGTTTCCATAAACTGCGCAAAAGCCCGCGCGCCTTTGATGGCCTGACATGCCGCCAGGCCATCGCCACTTACGGAACGGCAAACGCCATAGTGGGAGTTTGGCCAACCTGAAGCTGCCGGACGGCTTTGCCGGCAGCCACATCAATGACCGTCACCGCGGCCTTATCAGGGCTGACCGCATACAGGGTTTTTCCATCGCCACTCATGGTAAGAGTATAGAAACGGACGTTCGTGGGAATGCTTCCCTTGGGGGACAGCGTTGCAGGATCCACCGCGGTCACCTCGTCGTACGCGCTGGAATAGACGTCGCCCGAGGTCGCCTGGTCGCCGAAAAATACGGTCGAGTTGTCCTTGGCCAGCAAGCCTTTTTGCATGCCCAGGTAGCGCTTCAAGTCCGTGGCCGGAGCAGCCGAGTTGACCCTGCCCTGCTGGCGGTCCACCACCAGGTGAGCGCCGTTGGCGGCGAACAGGCCGACCTTTTGCGAAGGATCCAGGAAAGCCAACTGCCATTGGCGCGACCGCGTGGTGCGCTCCGGGGTGGCGGTAATCCCTCTGGTCTTGGTGGTGGCGTCGGAATCGCCGAACGTGATGTCTCTTACCACGGAGCTATAGTTGCAAACCACGGCTGCCTTCAGGTCCTCCGCCGAGGGAAGTATCAGCATGCCCGGACAATTGGGCAAAAGGGCGTGCGCGGGCAGGAATTGCCTGGTCGTGGTGTTGAACGCCGACAGATAAAATTCCCCGTAGCCGAGCCAACGCCCCTTGAGCATGTAAATCCATTTCCCGGATGGCGCCATGGCCATTCGGGTCGGGTATGCGGGCATGGTCGCATTGACCGCATCAGGATTGGTCATGGAAGCCACCCGGTTTCCGGAGCTGTCATAAATCTCGAGGCGATTGTCTACATTCCCTGCGACCCAATACTGCGAAGTAACGTAGAGCGCGCTGCCGTCCGGAGCCATAGTCATGTCCGGCGATGTACCCGCCGTTATCGTGCGAATCACCGTGCCCTGGGCGGGATCCACCAAGAGGATGCTGGAGGTGGGGCCAAGTTTCTGGGTGTCGAGAACGTAGAGCAATCCCGACTTTGCAGCGCCAGTCTGCGACCAGCCGCTCCAGGTCCCAAGCAGCACCATCGCAATTAATGAAATCCATGTATGCACTTTGCGTGCTTTGCCTTTCGCCGTATCGAAACTCATAGCCATGAACTCCTTCTTAGGTTGCTGTCATCCAGCCTTTTAGGTTCGCATTGCAGCGTCTGTGCTGAATGTTTCCAAAATTATTTCACACCCAAGGTGATCAGGAACACCCCTGTTATCGCCAGAGCCACGGCGCTGGTGATGAAAGATGCCGGCCACCATAGCTGGGTTATAGAGTTATACCTACCCTGCTTTTCCTGGTCTCCTTTCGCTGCGAGATACAGCGCCCACAAGGGAAAGTTCCGGGACAATGCGTAAATTACCATGACGGTGATGCCCCAGCGAATACCTCCGGCCAACACCACCCATCCCATCACCAGATAGAGCGCATTGGTAATCCTGGTCAGGAAACCCGCGCCCAGACATAGTCCGAAGAAAACCGCCGCCATGGCTTCGGGCATCTTCACCAGCCAGATGCGAGGCACCTGCCAGGTTGACTCTGGTAGGTGCAGTTGAGTTAACCGGGCGGCCCGCAGGGCCAGGAGGAACGCTACCACACCGATGAAGACGTTCACCGCCGCCATTCGCCCGTTCACCAATCGCTGCATCAGGTTTCCCAGCCCACCCAGGACAAGCCCGCCGATCAAACCGCCTATTAGGCTGCCGCCCGTGTGGGCCAGGAGCACAACCGGCATCTTTCTCCCACCTGCTTCTTTCCCGTAGACCACGGGAATCATGGTCCCGGCCATGGAGCCCCCTCAAGGAGACCAGAGCGCCGCAATGCCGGCCCAAAAAGCCAGGCATCCCATGACCCAGAACGATCCCACGTGCGGAAACCAATAAGCTACAAATAAGGCGACGCAGCTCATGATTCCCAGCAACGCCAAGCGGCGGCGCCTGCTGGGCATGGTAACCGCGTAGGTCGTAGCTTCACAAGAGTGCGTCATAGGTCCCTAGAACCCAAATGGTCCGTTGCACGCGTTGCATGGCCCACCCGCGGTTACGATCGTGCACGCATAGGGCGCGCCAAAGGGGTAAACCGTGATCTGAATGCCCTGATTGCAGCCGTTGCTGCAAGGTGTGCCCCTGCAGGCGCTGAG is a window of Terriglobia bacterium DNA encoding:
- the cysC gene encoding adenylyl-sulfate kinase, giving the protein MLRFLTAGSVDDGKSTLIGRLLYESGGVYQDQLDSIRKASGRTTSGMDLSLLTDGLKAEREQAITIDVAYRYFSTKKRKFIIADVPGHEQYTRNMVTGASTADAVVLLVEARKGILEQTRRHAYLTRLLGIRRMVVAVNKMDLVGFSEPVFQSIKEKFNAASGYMNGVETYFLPVSALTGDNVVRRSNKMGWYNGPSLLELLETLPIEDDRNLHDFRFAVQYVVRPNQDFRGYAGQVASGIIRPGDEVTALPSGRTTRIKEILLHARSLDQAFPPQSVVLTLADEIDLARGDMLVCPERPPAVTNRLIADVIWMSQTPLRVNWPYLIKHAGQTLCCSVLSILHRTDAGTLKKIRCNNLCLNEVGVVEIQTHKPAFVDSYAANRATGSFILIDPSNNDTAGAGIISAPSSLPLPGPHTNPVAGLPSNLVQQQQRGLTVWLTGLSGAGKTTICSALYTELLARAFRVEVLDGDVIRKLFCSDLGFSKEDRDENIRRIGLVAELLTRNGVVVLISAISPYRVAREEVRARIGDFIEVYVNTPLEVCERRDPKGLYRKARRGEIAGFTGIDDPYEAPLAPDVECHADRESLRTCVGKVMSAILAFFAAAPPDSLSEMQDGAAIE
- the cysD gene encoding sulfate adenylyltransferase subunit CysD, which codes for MEVFTARAREADLRVPRLSHLDLLEAESIHILREVAAEFANPVMLYSIGKDSSVMLRLAQKAFYPDKVPFPMLHVDTGFKFREMIEFRDRNCRQLGLRLIVHSNLQAIQEGANPFRLGTTRCCALLKTQALLDALRTHNVDAAIGGARREEEKSRAKERVFSFRDSFGQWEPKNQRPELWNIYNTRTNKEESIRVFPLSNWTELDIWQYIERENIPVVPLYFAELREVVIRGNMIIPLQHAGKLLPGEEAQKISCRMRSLGCTYCTGAMLSTADTVPKIVEELQTLTRSERESRVIDHDQEASMELKKREGYF
- a CDS encoding SagB family peptide dehydrogenase, with the protein product MALLDGTRTLLELESAVPGVPAEHVQTTVSLLFNCGLIENGVAEPDPTANQQTLDFFRRHVGVTGTNSSGEQAYKRLQTSEVVILGGGRQEQALKSVLETTGVGRVLLLDRESLNGLSPASGVAPEQSLVISLAFGPEDVEWHFSVDDWCRNHHLSWLRVSVGSVDNVADIGPLFSEKSSACYGCFQAVHGPIPTVAPVDSAATLSADEIQFWLSMVAVEVIYLLSKMAPPTTGHDFQRYRMKEWQASRLSVPRIPGCEKCRPIPAVFPMNSKLLHTATVFEDCVSIQSLAFSGPNNGAATAQKAIALTFETKRAPNCPLFALPGEMPKLDRGSLDVLHERSVGSNQPLTLREVAAILMLTGGIRESARGEEQTKRWAATAGNLGSVELYLLARNVDGLPPGLYLYQPREHSLAAFHRRGGELKAGEFMQRLVRKRGDELPDALVLFTGAYHRLSRKYGPFGYRLVNLDAGAALSQMHLAATALGIRSSTAKLWADDLMEEQLNLEPWQEQSTAVAELYGTAAVSSDHSQEKSLAGCVPASGKAAHEFRDLPVHEIVQTLYRESRRLEQDLEAPPAHIPQELLVRDQQEENLVPLPEPARGGRLISDNFGRRYSTRHYGHEPVSLSQISTMLQCAYAEDMHVWPEEHAAGLPLTFIVLALKVEGCEPGIYRYQPSRHELAWIAPAPSKQDALELFPQPEFSAAPVVIWSFGNLVAACTRHGSFGHRLLLLRAGSAGHRLWMAGLGMGLAGCLVAGVVPGAARRQFGFDGYKHASLLAFAVGYGAQGAK
- a CDS encoding TOMM precursor leader peptide-binding protein, coding for MNKRDTSPSTVHIFSVGDFGQAVAARLKAQRSEVIETVVMNDTVPIPGVWPDSRVTVIAGWRPNPNLCELLEEFSYQRQRPFVPLFQVSGALRLGPVVVPGEGPCWSCWMRRFKQHAEWSEAETALLDHYARQPESGPRGFLEPFAVMAAARLSHTIQQLLDQEPIAGQIWQIHMLTREITKSLVIGMHGCPRCGLNRAAPARTFVRMHEELAHLWDSASGEGD
- a CDS encoding YcaO-like family protein, which produces MDPGHQPDKLNGLFQPLGGLLGGFTRFRAASDEPLLFTRIERLGDVGQVWSNVGRKRRGPHVRESVEGAGVGLSEPAAAVRAKAEALERYCACVLTDDQFIRASANELGGAALDLSIIPRCSANELSNPRCPLLLPDKALPIRWVKGISLFDGRQVYLPVIMIYLYAGIEGPGERIWFPISTGCAAHTTLESALLAGILEVVERDAISLTWLQQLPLPRLELDLFSGELASFLERYQRACKELEYMFFDATTDVGLPTVYGLQLSPANRRVTTLVSCSTSLDPATAVMGSIREMAAGRIAFRQPRPTPENLEEFTEIFHGASYMARAEQAGAFDFLVHSGRTRLLSEMPGMSNADSRQALRTVLDRLKQKQLEAFAVDLSTDEALRAGMRVVRVLIPRLQPLAFHYRARYLAHPRLYEGPEQMGYPVHPEERLNQWPQPFA